From the genome of Methanothrix soehngenii GP6:
CTCTTTACTATGGCTGGCCAATCGTGATCGATCTGGATTCTCTAATACAATATCAGCAAGATTCAAATCACTTGTTTATTCGGAGTCGCTATGCGAATACCTCCTCAACCGATGTGAGAGGCTACCAGACGACGGGAACTAGCAAGAGTGACATCTACCACATTGGCGACCATCCCGATATGCATCTCACCCAGTTTCATGGCCAGCCTGTGAAGGTTCTCCTGGTCGATGAGAAAAGCCCCAATATATACGATACAGTTTATGTCGATCTGAACAATAATCATGATTTCAGAGACGATAAACCATGCAGGAAAGGGGATGAGATATCCTATTGGGATAGAGATAACGATGGCTATCCAGATGAATCGGGAGGCATGATCTACTTCATAGCAGATGGCAAGACGCCTCTGCCCCTATCCAGAATGCTTTACGGTGAAGACACAAAAATACCTAAGAATGGTGAGTTGGTTGCCTTCCATTACGATGATGGCTCTCATGGAACAATGTGCACTGGAATAATAGCTGCTCAGGGAAAAAATATCAAGGGAATAGCTCCGGATGCCAAAATCATACCGATTCAAAATTCGAGAGAGAACGACATGCTTCTTTATTTCCTCGCTTCACTCGGCTATGATGGAGTTCCAAATACGAGAGATGAAGCGGACATTATAAGCAAAAGCGGAGGCTTTTCGTATCTCTTCAACAAAGGTGCTGACGAGGGTTCAACCTTCTTAGAATATCTAATTACTAACATTTCGCCATTTACAACCATGATTTTTGCGAATGGAAACGATGGATCGGGATACGGCACCAGTCAGTCTCCATCGAGTGAGCACGTAATCAACGTTGGTGCAATTTATGATCTGTGGTGGAATAATTCTTCCTATAGCGAGGATGTAGTCTGTTTTTCTTCTCGTGGTCCAAATGCCCTGGGTCAGGTCAAGCCTAATGTGTTGGCTACTGGCTATCTCGCACCTAGAGTCTTACCTTTGTGGGATACTCATAGTGGCAAAGCTGCATGGAACAATAACTGTGGAGGGACTAGCGGCGCAACACCACACGTTGCAGCAGTTATGGCCCTGATATACCAAGCTTACAAAGAGAAATACGGAGAATTCCCCACATCTGAGAAGGCCAGGGATATCCTCATGTCCTCAGCCACAGACATCGATGAAGAGGTCTTCGTCCAGGGTTCAGGGATCGTAAATGCCAGAAAGGCGATTGAAATCGCATCAGGGGATGATGGAGTTCTGATTGAGCCTGCGCTACTTGTTACAAAGCCTGTTGAGGCTGGATCTAACCTGAAGTTCAACTTCACGATCTCAAACTACTCCAGTAAGACGATCGATCTAAAGCCACAGATACTCATAAAGGACAAAATAAAAAACTTGTCATTTGAATCGACAGAGGAAAACGCCTTCTTTCCAATACATAGTGATATGCTTGACTGTGATCTGATAAAGGTCTCCTCTTATTATCCCAGAGATACCAGGAGCACGAAGTTGGATAAATATGAGGGTTTTGATATCTATCTATATAATTGGGAAGATAGGGACATAGATGGAGAGGTACAAGAAAGCGAACTTGAAGCCATCGCTGTAGTCGCTGATGATGTGAGTCTCGGATTTACTTCCGAGGTGAGAATGCATCATCCTGTGGAACGATCGGGTGACGGAATCGTAGCTGGCCTGAAAAGAAGAGGTGAAATCAAGAACGATGAGGTTCATGTGGTGATTGAGACATACAAATGGAAACCTTGGAACATCGGAATAAATATCGATGGTAATAATGTCCACGTTTCAATACCAATGCCTAACACCACCGGAATGTATCAGGGAAAAATACTCTTAGAATACAATGGCGAGCGGCAGTGTATCCCTGTATCTTTCTCAACACACAGAAATGATGATATCCAAATAAACAATACTGCGGATATCTACGAAAATGCAAAGATCTATGGAAGATTCGAAGGAGAAGGCAAAAGGTGCTGGGATTCAAGAATCTATCCAATATATCACCATGGTCACGATCTAGCAACCATTGATGTTACATGGGAAGACCCAAATACAGATATCGATGTTTATCTCTATGGAGGACATGATTTTAACACTTCAAAGATCTGGAAATTTCCTACAACCCCACCCATAGAGCTGCCCGAACTGAGAGTCTTAAAAGAAAACGGGCATAGCATGATGATCAGAGGATTCCACGCTATTGTTCGCGGAGATAAATATATTGGCGGAGGCTATAGCAGGTTTTACACATCCACGGGAGAGAACAAAGAAGTGATATCCGGCATATTGACAGAAGGTCTAAATCTTATCGTTATCGACCAAGTGTTCTCAGGAGGCAAGAAATACGGAGAGAACGTGACAATAAACATCAATGTCACGCCTTTTAAGCCAATAGATCTCAAAGCAAAAGCTGGAGATATAATAAGCTTCCTGCCGCCTGGAATAGATTGCATAATAGGCTTTTCCGGTGCTGAAGAGGTCAAAGGCGAGGAGTTTGGCTTCAGCCCGAAGGCCTTTCAGGCGGAAGAAGGAGATGTGATAATTATACGTTCCAACGATACTGAATACTCGCCACAGATATTCTTTGATTCAAACGAAAATGGAACTATGGATTGGGGTAACGATATGTACTTCAGATTAAATGGCAGTAGTACGATGGACGAGCTAATATTCGCCGAAAAGAGGTATGATGATATAAATCCATTTTATACTGATCTAATACCAATCCATAAAAAAGGAACTTACTTCCTTCTGGTCATGAATCCTTACGGCCGTCTCGAATTATATCATATGAAAAACCGATACGAGAATAATTCTAGCGCATCAATAAAGATCAA
Proteins encoded in this window:
- a CDS encoding S8 family serine peptidase translates to MMSKKFFYILSLIGLIILPSGAIESGNPALYYAYKGLEKFGVEDAWGMGYTGKGVNVAVIDSGIDFATPDLIGTQAHISNKSSLYYGWPIVIDLDSLIQYQQDSNHLFIRSRYANTSSTDVRGYQTTGTSKSDIYHIGDHPDMHLTQFHGQPVKVLLVDEKSPNIYDTVYVDLNNNHDFRDDKPCRKGDEISYWDRDNDGYPDESGGMIYFIADGKTPLPLSRMLYGEDTKIPKNGELVAFHYDDGSHGTMCTGIIAAQGKNIKGIAPDAKIIPIQNSRENDMLLYFLASLGYDGVPNTRDEADIISKSGGFSYLFNKGADEGSTFLEYLITNISPFTTMIFANGNDGSGYGTSQSPSSEHVINVGAIYDLWWNNSSYSEDVVCFSSRGPNALGQVKPNVLATGYLAPRVLPLWDTHSGKAAWNNNCGGTSGATPHVAAVMALIYQAYKEKYGEFPTSEKARDILMSSATDIDEEVFVQGSGIVNARKAIEIASGDDGVLIEPALLVTKPVEAGSNLKFNFTISNYSSKTIDLKPQILIKDKIKNLSFESTEENAFFPIHSDMLDCDLIKVSSYYPRDTRSTKLDKYEGFDIYLYNWEDRDIDGEVQESELEAIAVVADDVSLGFTSEVRMHHPVERSGDGIVAGLKRRGEIKNDEVHVVIETYKWKPWNIGINIDGNNVHVSIPMPNTTGMYQGKILLEYNGERQCIPVSFSTHRNDDIQINNTADIYENAKIYGRFEGEGKRCWDSRIYPIYHHGHDLATIDVTWEDPNTDIDVYLYGGHDFNTSKIWKFPTTPPIELPELRVLKENGHSMMIRGFHAIVRGDKYIGGGYSRFYTSTGENKEVISGILTEGLNLIVIDQVFSGGKKYGENVTININVTPFKPIDLKAKAGDIISFLPPGIDCIIGFSGAEEVKGEEFGFSPKAFQAEEGDVIIIRSNDTEYSPQIFFDSNENGTMDWGNDMYFRLNGSSTMDELIFAEKRYDDINPFYTDLIPIHKKGTYFLLVMNPYGRLELYHMKNRYENNSSASIKIKVPEQAGAYLGIAEKGGTLIPIPVKLTVEAGEPTSICLDAVNHTDRSLPFEVTLKVQDKFGNLVENTTTAGVEFNDATKKVDLVKGIGSINLTAPNKAGRYKVKVQSQYGIAEKDIEIADKALNGTGNTSINSPGSAEAISEAKETMPSDEKKDSIKEVQSVSVLSDSGNIRLTWQASEGVDHYNVYRLKDGAPEKLAEVKSPEYIKKGELWKSYTFRISAVNSEGNESELSDPVGIVVTP